In Spirochaetota bacterium, the DNA window TCATATTGTTCCCGGATATAGGCATGACGGTGAGAATTCTTTGCAGTGGCCGCCTCCCATTCCTTTTTGCCGACAATGATCTCGGCATTGGGAAAATCATGGATTCCACCGGCATGGTCCCAGTGAAGGTGGGATAGAATGATATGCCGTACCGAATTCGGATCAAGACCGAGACGCGGCAGTTGTTTCACGACGGGATCCCGGCCGGGGTCGAACTCCGTCTTCATCACGAATTTGTTAAAGAACCAGTTATGACGATACTTAAGCGGTTTCATTTCATCGTTGATCCTCCCGCCCATGCCCGTATCGAAGAGGATCAACTCGCCGTCTTTCTCGATGAGAAAGCTGAGGATCGGAAAGCATACCGACTTCCACGGGGCGCCCGAAACGAAGAGCCCTTTGGGAACTGATGCAAAGGCCGTTGATAGAAAGTAGAGTTTCATGGATTTCCTCCTGCGCGCTTCAATTCCATTGAAAATACCTCCCGGCATCACAATTGCAGAACGCCTCATCCCAATTTTTTATGAATGATATTGTCAAGCGTGCCATCCGACAGCAGTTTTATTAATTTAATGAGCTTGTATTGAATTTGATTTTCAGTAACTAGATATCTCGCTTTCGGTTTGGCGGCGTTGAGCGACTCAAGGACTGCCTTCGCAACCGCCAGGGGCTCGATCCCCTTTTGACTGGCCATGCTGATTTCATGTTCCAGCTTCTTTCTATTTGCTTCGTAAAAAATCGACCCTTTAAACTGCGCAATTCTTTCATCATGGTCCTTTCCCCAGAGAGGGGTTTTAATGAGCCCGGGTTCGATTATAATGACCTCGATGCCG includes these proteins:
- a CDS encoding MBL fold metallo-hydrolase, encoding MRRSAIVMPGGIFNGIEARRRKSMKLYFLSTAFASVPKGLFVSGAPWKSVCFPILSFLIEKDGELILFDTGMGGRINDEMKPLKYRHNWFFNKFVMKTEFDPGRDPVVKQLPRLGLDPNSVRHIILSHLHWDHAGGIHDFPNAEIIVGKKEWEAATAKNSHRHAYIREQYERIDPSRLRLISTVSGKKCLTFPDSCDVFGDGGFVMIDLPGHTEGLMGLLLTMPSGRRFLLGGDSFYFPENLESKSPKSKLMKKLVHEQDEADRTIEKLYDLMMKEQSLEMVGCHDHRIPGRFNLAPEYYD